From a single Camarhynchus parvulus chromosome 20, STF_HiC, whole genome shotgun sequence genomic region:
- the NCOA5 gene encoding nuclear receptor coactivator 5 — MARGRKSNSIKQSDFTNSTNPQDLERRLFVGNLPTDHMTREEMEEIFSKYGKIRALSMYHGYGFVQYDRLEDVQAALDGEKGRLYKGYRLDINKAVERRNMNKASSRSSPTRRDQYAYGDGRDTRRDRSPLRGSPRRDPRDGRDGRNGRDARDARDIRGRDMRDARDHRDPRDLRDPRDLRDPRDLRDPRDVRDLRDPREPLYDRYRDPRDMRNARDMRDPRDMRDPRDPLYRRDESYDRYLRLDDYYRRKDDSYYDRYKEPEDRLKREERRREELYRQYYEEIKRRFDAERPVDCSVIVVNKQTKEYAESVGRKVRDLGMVVDLIFLNTEMSLTQALDDVSRGGSPFAIVITQQHQVHRSCTVNIMFGTPQEHRNMPQADAMVLVARNYERYKTESREKEREEIARQAAKMADEAILQERERPPPMEEGVRGSHSPRIQTLLNLLADNRYVTPEEIDKVIDYLRDRKERLLRGSTESLQAPMSRQPLGPPSGSSLGSQSNLPSSQAHQSSQPLVSTPSVPASSSTPQQELQAKILSLFNSGAAAAAAAVANSGPAASTGSSASTPNQNFANLAGGQPRPAQMNAGNLNQAQQRLQTPNTQIPALPGPSRNAGPRPGAPPQPQPLYGQHQTRLPAPGSVPAQRPVSSGINFDNPSVQKALDTLIQSGPALSHLVSQTVAQGRAGSSAQQPMGAYQRHY, encoded by the exons ATGGCTCGAGGACGCAAGAGCAATAGCATCAAACAGAGCGACTTCACTAACAGCACCAATCCTCAGGATTTAGAGAGAAGACTTTTTGTCGGCAATTTGCCCACAGACCACATGACTCGTGAAGAAATGGAagagatattttcaaaatatggcAAAATCAGGG CCCTCAGCATGTACCATGGCTATGGGTTCGTGCAGTATGACCGTCTAGAAGATGTCCAGGCCGCTCTGGACGGTGAGAAGGGTCGCCTTTATAAAGGGTATAGATTAG ATATTAATAAAGCagtggaaagaagaaatatgaatAAGGCTTCATCAAGGTCCAGTCCCACACGAAG AGACCAATATGCCTACGGGGATGGCCGAGATACCAGGCGTGACCGCTCCCCTCTTCGGGGGAGCCCACGGAGAGAccccagggatggcagggatggcaggaacGGGCGAGATGCTAGAGACGCTCGAGACATTCGAGGCAGAGACATGCGTGATGCCAGAGACCACAGGGACCCACGGGACTTGAGGGATCCAAGGGACTTGAGGGATCCAAGGGACTTGAGGGATCCACGTGATGTTAGAGATCTTCGTGACCCACGGGAGCCGCTGTATGATCGATACAGGGATCCACGGGATATGAGAAATGCACGAGATATGAGGGATCCACGGGATATGAGAGACCCTCGGGACCCTTTGTACAG ACGAGACGAGTCTTACGACCGTTACCTGCGCCTTGACGACTACTACCGGCGCAAGGACGACTCCTACTACGACCGCTACAAGGAGCCAGAGG ACCGGCTGAAGCGCGAGGAGCGGCGCCGGGAGGAGCTGTACCGTCAGTACTATGAGGAAATCAAGAGGCGGTTTGATGCAGAGAGACCCGTGGATTGTTCTGTGATAGTGGTGAATAAACAGACAAA GGAGTACGCAGAGTCCGTGGGGCGGAAGGTGCGGGACCTGGGCATGGTAGTGGACCTGATCTTCCTGAACACAGAGATGTCACTGACACAAGCCCTGGATGATGTGAGCAGGGGAGGGTCTCCTTTCGCCATTGTCATCACCCAGCAGCATCAAGTTCACCGTTCTTGCACTGTTAACATCATGTTTGGCACCCCACAAG AGCACCGCAACATGCCCCAGGCTGATGCCATGGTGCTGGTGGCAAGGAATTACGAGCGCTACAAGACGGAGTCCCGGGAGAAGGAGCGGGAGGAGATCGCCCGGCAGGCTGCCAAGATGGCAGATGAAGCCATTCTGCAGGAGAGGGAGCGCCCACCCCCCATGGAGGAGGGTGTCAGAGGAAGTCACTCTCCCAGGATCCAAACTCTCCTGAACCTGCTGGCAGACAATCGCTATGTGACTCCTGAGGAGATAGATAAAGTCATTGATTACCTGAGAGACCGGAAGGAACGCTTGCTGCGGGGCAGCACTGAATCTCTGCAGG cacCCATGTCAAGACAACCTTTGGGGCCACCTTCAGGATCATCACTGGGTAGTCAGTCCAACCTTCCAAGTTCTCAGGCTCATCAGAGTTCACAGCCTCTAGTATCTACTCCTTCTGTTCCAGCGTCCTCTTCTACTCCTCAGCAGGAGCTTCAAGCAAAAATCCTCAGCCTCTTCAAcagcggggcggcggcggcggcagctgctgtggcaaaCAGTGGTCCTGCGGCCTCCACGGGCTCTTCAGCCAGCACTCCCAACCAGAACTTTGCTAACCTGGCCGGCGGGCAGCCCCGACCAGCACAGATGAATGCTGGAAATTTAAACCAGGCTCAGCAGAGATTGCAGACTCCAAACACGCAGATTCCTGCTCTCCCGGGCCCTTCGAGAAACGCAGGTCCGAGACCCGGCGCTCCTCCACAGCCTCAGCCGCTCTATGGTCAGCACCAAACCCGCCTCCCTGCGCCTGGCAGTGTGCCCGCCCAAAGGCCGGTGTCTTCTGGTATCAACTTTGACAACCCCAGTGTACAGAAGGCCTTGGACACCCTCATCCAGAGTGGTCCTGCACTCTCCCACCTTGTGAGCCAAACCGTGGCCCAGGGGCGAGCGGGGTCCTCAGCCCAGCAACCGATGGGTGCCTACCAGCGACACTATTAG
- the SLC12A5 gene encoding solute carrier family 12 member 5 has protein sequence MAGSNRSGDLRDAQKSIPTGTILAIATTSAVYISSVVLFGACIEGVVLRDKFGEAVNGNLVVGTLAWPSPWVIVIGSFFSTCGAGLQSLTGAPRLLQAISRDGIVPFLRVFGHGKANGEPTWALLLTACICEIGILIASLDEVAPILSMFFLMCYMFVNLACAVQTLLRTPNWRPRFRYYHWTLSFLGMSLCLALMFICSWYYALVAMLIAGLIYKYIEYRGAEKEWGDGIRGLSLSAARYALLRLEEGPPHTKNWRPQLLVLVRGDQEQNVVHPQLLSFTSQLKAGKGLTIVASVLEGTFLDNHPQAQRAEESIRRLMEAEKVKGFCQVVISSNLRDGMSHLIQSSGLGGLQHNTVLVGWPRSWRQKEDHQTWRNFIELVRETTAGHLALLVAKNVAMFPGNQERFSEGHIDVWWIVHDGGMLMLLPFLLRQHKVWRKCKMRIFTVAQMDDNSIQMKKDLTTFLYHLRITAEVEVVEMHESDISAYTYEKTLVMEQRSQILKQMHLTKNEREREIQSITDESRGSIRRKNPANTRLRLNVPEEQAADGEEKPEEEVQLIHDKNATTFSSSSQSPGDEVEAAPEKVHLTWTKEKSVAEKNKSKSPVSPEGIKDFFSMKPEWENLNQSNVRRMHTAVRLNEVIVKKSQDAKLVLLNMPGPPRNRKGDENYMEFLEVLTEHLDRVLLVRGGGREVITIYS, from the exons ATGGCTGGTTCCAACCGCTCGGGAGACCTGCGGGATGCCCAGAAGTCCATCCCCACGGGCACCATCCTGGCCATTGCCACCACCTCTGCGGTCT ATATCAGCTCTGTTGTCCTCTTTGGAGCATGCATCGAGGGGGTTGTCCTGCGTGACAA GTTTGGTGAGGCTGTCAACGGGAACCTGGTGGTTGGCACCCTGGCGTGGCCGTCCCCGTGGGTCATTGTCATTGGCTCGTTCTTCTCCACCTGCGGGGCGGGGTTGCAGAGTCTCACCGGAGCCCCTCGCCTCCTGCAAgccatctccagggatgggatcgTTCCCTTCCTCAGG GTCTTTGGCCATGGCAAAGCCAACGGGGAGCCGACATgggccctgctgctcacagcctgcaTCTGCGAGATCGGGATCCTGATCGCCTCCCTGGACGAGGTGGCTCCCATCCTCTCCAT GTTCTTCCTCATGTGCTACATGTTTGTGAACCTGGCGTGTGCGGTGCAGACGCTGCTGCGGACGCCCAACTGGCGGCCCCGCTTCCGCTACTACCACTG GACCCTGTCCTTCCTGGGCATGAGCCTCTGCCTGGCGCTGATGTTCATCTGCTCCTGGTACTACGCGCTGGTGGCCATGCTGATCGCTGGCCTCATCTACAAATACATCGAGTACCGCGG ggcgGAGAAGGAGTGGGGTGATGGGATCCGGGGCCTGTCCCTGAGTGCAGCCCGCTATGCCCTGCTGCGGCTGGAGGAAGGGCCCCCACACACCAAAaactggag GCCGCAGCTGCTGGTCCTGGTCCGTGGGGATCAGGAGCAGAACGTGGTGCACCCGCAGCTCCTGTCCTTCACCTCGCAGCTCAAGGCTGGGAAGGGCCTCACTATCGTGGCCTCGGTGTTAGAAGGGACCTTCCTGGACAACCATCCTCAGGCACAGAGGGCGGAGGAG TCCATCCGGCGCCTGATGGAGGCGGAGAAGGTGAAGGGCTTTTGTCAGGTGGTGATCTCCTCTAACCTGCGGGATGGCATGTCCCACCTCATCCAGTCCAgcgggctgggggggctgcagcacaACACAGTGCTGGTGGGCTGGCCCCGCAGCTGGCGCCAGAAGGAGGACCACCAGACCTGGAGGAACTTCATTG agCTGGTGCGAGAGACCACAGCTGGGCATCTGGCCTTGCTGGTGGCCAAGAATGTTGCCATGTTTCCGGGCAACCAGGAGCGGTTCTCGGAGGGCCACATCGACGTCTGGTGGATTGTCCATGATGGGGGGAtgctgatgctgctgcccttcctcctgCGGCAGCACAAG GTGTGGCGTAAGTGCAAGATGCGCATCTTCACGGTGGCACAGATGGATGACAACAGCATCCAGATGAAGAAGGACCTGACCACGTTCCTGTACCACCTGCGCATCACCGCAGAGGTGGAAGTGGTGGAGATG CACGAGAGTGACATCTCTGCCTACACCTATGAGAAGACACTGGTGATGGAGCAGCGTTCCCAGATCCTCAAACAAATGCACCTCACCAAGAATGAGCGGGAGCgggag ATCCAGAGCATCACGGATGAGTCCCGTGGCTCCATCCGGCGCAAGAACCCGGCCAACACCCGCCTGCGCCTGAACGTCCCCGAGGAGCAGGCTGCTGATGGCGAGGAGAAgccagaggaggag gTCCAACTAATCCACGACAAGAACGCCAccaccttctccagcagctctcagtcTCCTGGTGATGAGGTGGAGGCAGCCCCTGAGAAGGTGCATCTCACCTGGACCAAGGAGAAGTCCGTTGCTGAGAAGAACAAGAGCAAGAGCCCTGTCAGCCCTGAGGGCATCAAAGACTTCTTCAGCATGAAGCC ggagtgggAGAACCT GAACCAGTCCAACGTGAGGAGGATGCACACGGCTGTGAGGCTCAATGAGGTGATTGTGAAGAAGTCCCAGGATGCCAAGCTGGTCCTGCTGAACATGCCAGGGCCTCCCCGTAACCGGAAAGGGGATGAGAACT ACATGGAGTTCCTGGAGGTGCTGACGGAGCATCTGGACAGAGTGCTCCTGGTGCGTGGTGGGGGCCGGGAGGTCATCACCATCTACTCCTGA